DNA from Actinoplanes sp. SE50/110:
TCTCCAGCATCGGGGAGGCCCGGGCCTACACGCCCCGCGGCCGCACCGTGGCCGAGCGCGGGCGCACCCCGCGGACCGGCCGCACCGCCGACCCGTTCCGCCCGGCGCTGCAGGTGGTCGAGGGTGGCGAGGGTGGCCCGCGCACCCGGCAGCGCGCCGCCCGCCCGGCCGGGGAGCCGGCCGGCGGCCGGAACTCCCGCGAGCCGGCCCCCGGCACCGAGAGACGATCGCCTCGGGAACGCGCCGGGAACGCTGAGCCCCGGGAACGCGCCGGGAACGCTGAGCCCCGGCAACGCGCCGGGAACGCTGAGCCTCGGGAACGCGCCGGGAGTGATGAGCCCCGGGGGCGCGTAGGAAACGGTGAGCCCCGGGAGCGCGCCGACAACCGCGCGCCCCGGGAGCGCGCCGGGAAGCGTGACCCCCGCGAGGCCGCCCGGGAACGCGCGGCGAAACGCGACCCGCGCGAGACCGGCCGCGAGCGCGGCGAGAAGCGTGACCCCCGGGAGATGGCCCGCGAGCGGGCGGAGCGGCGCGACCCCCGGCCGGCCCGCGAGGCCGCGCCGGCCCGGCGGGACGGGCGCGACGGGGCGCGTGCCCCCAGGGCGCGTCAGGCCTCCGCGGACGAGCCCCGCTCACGGCGTACCGCCGATCCGGAAGCCGGGGCACGACGGCGGGTGACCGGCGGAAGCGGTCCGGGCCGGGAGCCGGCGCGCCGGCTCCGGCCGGTGCCCGCCGAGCCGCCGAAGCTCGCCAACAGCACACGGCGGCTGCGGCTGGGCACGATCCTGGCGCTGTCGCTGTTCACCATGATCGGCATCCGGCTGGTGGTGCTGCAGGTGGCGACCTCGCCGGCCGAGGTGGACAAGCTGGTCGATCTGCGCAACGACCGGATGCATTCGATCAAGCTGCCGGCCGCGCGGGGCAGCATCCTGGACCGGGACGGCAACATCCTGGCGAACAGCGTCGAGGCGCGCTACATCTTCGCCGACCCGAGCAATCCCCGGCTGCAGAACGACATCCCGGGTACGGCGGCGGCGCTGGCCAGGCTGCTCGGCGTGCCGGCCTCCAAACTGGCCGCGAGCATGCAGCCGAAGATGGTCGACGGAAAGGCGTCGCAGTTCAGCTACCTGGCCCGGGGCGTCGACGTGTCGGTGGCCAACCAGATCGAGGCGCTGAAGAAGCCGGGCATCTACACGCACGCCGACGAGCGGCGTGAGCTGCCCGGCAAGGACCTGGCGGCGAACCTGATCGGGTTCATCGGCGACGATCAGCACGGTCTGGAGGGACTGGAGGCGCGCTACGACGACCTGCTGCACGGCACCGACGGGATGTGGGTCTTCGAGTCCGGCAAGGGCAAGCTGGACGGTCCGATCGCCGGCGGGTACCAGCAGGAGACGCCGGCCAAGCCGGGTGGCTCGCTGCAGCTGACGATCAACAGCTTCACCCAGTGGAACGCGCAGCACATCCTGGACGCCGAGGCGGAGCGCAACCACGCCACGGTGGCCGGCGCGGTGGTCCTGGACGTCAAGACCGGGGAGATCCTGGCCCAGGCCAGCTATCCGTACTACAACGCGGCCAAGGCGCTGGAGTACCAGCCGTCCGACCGGATCGACGTGCCCACCGCGGTGGTCACCGACCCGGGCTCCACGCACAAGGCGTTCGTCATCGGGGCGGCCCTGCAGGAGGGTCTGATCACCCCGGACTCGACGGTGGAGGTCGCGCCGGCGATCGTCGAGGGCGGCAAGACGTTCAACGACAGCCACGTCCAGCCCAAGGGCAGCAGGCTGACCATCGCCGGGATCCTCGCCTACTCGTCCAACGTGGGCACGATCCAGATCGGCAGCCGGCTGGGCAAGGACAAGATCTACGAGTACCAGCAGAAGTTCGGGCTCGGGAAGGCGACCGGCGAGGGCATGCCCGGTGAGGCGCCCGGTGAGCTGCTGGCGCCGCAGAACTGGAGCGGGTCGGCGAAGGGGTCGGTGCCGATCGGGCACAGCGTCTCGGCCACCCTGGTGCAGATGGCGGCCGGGTACGGCGCGATCGCCAACGACGGCGTGTACATCCAGCCGCACCTGATCAAGGCGACGGTGTCCGGAACCGATCACACGACGACCCCGGCGCCGGCGCCCGAGACGCACCGGGTGCTGGACGCCAAGATCGCCGCGGAGCTGCGCACGCTGATGGAGACGGTGGTCGAGGACAGCGAGGGCACCGGGGTGAAGGCCCAGGTGCCCGGTTACCGGGTGGCCGGCAAGACCGGCACCGGCAAGATGGTCGTCGACGGCGAGTACACCAGCCACAACGCCAGCTCGTTCGTCGGGATGGCGCCGGCGGAGAACCCACGCTACGTGGTCGCGGTCGCGATGGACGTGGCTAAGGGCACCGGCGGTGAGGTGGCCGCTCCGGCGTTCGCCCAGATCATGTCGGACACGCTGCTGCGCAATTCGGTGCCGCCGTCCACGACGAAACCGCCGACTTTCAAGATCCATGGATGAAGCCGGGCCGGATGGCGTTGACAGGAACACCTGGCCTACCGGGTAGGGTCTGACGCCGTGTCCGGCATTCCCCGACCCGAGACCGTCGCACCGCTCCCCCTCACGCGGCTCGCTGAGCTGCTGAGGGCAACGCTGCACGGTGGTGACATCGATGTCACCGGGGTCACTCACAGTAGTGGCGCGGTGCGCCCAGGTGATCTGTACGCGGCGCTGCCCGGCGCGAACCGGCACGGCGCCGAGTTCGTCGACGCGGCGGCCTCAGCCGGCGCGGCGGCCGTGCTGACCGATCCGGCCGGGCGGGACGCCGCGCTCGCCGCCGGGTTGCCGGTGCTGACGGTCGACGACCCCCGAGCGGTGCTCGGTGCGGCCGCCGCGGCGATCTACGGCGAGCCGTCCCGGCGGCTCACCATGATCGGCATCACCGGGACGGCCGGGAAGACCTCGACGTCGTACCTGGTGGAGGCCGGCCTGCGGGCCGCCGGGCGGGTGACCGGGCTGGTCGGCACGGTGGAGACCCGGCTCGGCGACTTCACCGTGAAGAGCGTGCGGACCACTCCGGAGGCCACCGACCTGCAGGCGATCCTGGCGGTCGGGGTGGAGCGCGGGGTCTCCGCGGTGGTGATGGAGGTGTCCAGCCACGCCCTGGTGATGGGGCGGGCGGACGGCATCCGGTTCGCCGCGTCCGGCTACACCAACTTCGGTCAGGACCACCTGGACTTCCATCCGACGTCGGAGGAGTACTTCGCGGCCAAGGCCCGGCTCTTCGACGGCCGGTCCGCGGTCGGCGTGCTCAACCGGGACGACGCTGCGGTGATGTCGCTCGCCACCCCGGAAACGGTGACCTATTCCGCGGCCGGGGACGAATCCGCCACGTGGTGGGCCTCCGATGTCCGCCCGTCCGCGTTCGGTCAGCTCTTCACCGCCCACGGCCCGGACGGCGTGACGGTCGAGACGGGTGTGGCGCTGCCCGGCCTGCACAACGTCGCCAACGCGCTGCTGGCCATCGCGCTGCTGGTCGCGACCGGCATCGATCCGCGGGTGGCCGGCGCCGGCGTGCGGGACTGCCGGGGCGTGCCCGGGCGGCTGGAACAGGTTCCGGCGCAGAGCGGGATCCTCGGCGTGGTCGACTACGCGCACAAGCCGAACGCGATCGTCGCCGCCCTGGCCGCGCTGCGTGACCTGGCCACCGCCCGCGGCGGCCGGCTGATCTGCGTGATCGGCGCCGGCGGTGACCGCGACAGGGGCAAGCGGCCGCTGATGGGCGAGGCGGCGG
Protein-coding regions in this window:
- a CDS encoding penicillin-binding transpeptidase domain-containing protein codes for the protein MSPRADDETPRRGTPPRRGASRAVPAEGTDEQPERADRRGFSSIGEARAYTPRGRTVAERGRTPRTGRTADPFRPALQVVEGGEGGPRTRQRAARPAGEPAGGRNSREPAPGTERRSPRERAGNAEPRERAGNAEPRQRAGNAEPRERAGSDEPRGRVGNGEPRERADNRAPRERAGKRDPREAARERAAKRDPRETGRERGEKRDPREMARERAERRDPRPAREAAPARRDGRDGARAPRARQASADEPRSRRTADPEAGARRRVTGGSGPGREPARRLRPVPAEPPKLANSTRRLRLGTILALSLFTMIGIRLVVLQVATSPAEVDKLVDLRNDRMHSIKLPAARGSILDRDGNILANSVEARYIFADPSNPRLQNDIPGTAAALARLLGVPASKLAASMQPKMVDGKASQFSYLARGVDVSVANQIEALKKPGIYTHADERRELPGKDLAANLIGFIGDDQHGLEGLEARYDDLLHGTDGMWVFESGKGKLDGPIAGGYQQETPAKPGGSLQLTINSFTQWNAQHILDAEAERNHATVAGAVVLDVKTGEILAQASYPYYNAAKALEYQPSDRIDVPTAVVTDPGSTHKAFVIGAALQEGLITPDSTVEVAPAIVEGGKTFNDSHVQPKGSRLTIAGILAYSSNVGTIQIGSRLGKDKIYEYQQKFGLGKATGEGMPGEAPGELLAPQNWSGSAKGSVPIGHSVSATLVQMAAGYGAIANDGVYIQPHLIKATVSGTDHTTTPAPAPETHRVLDAKIAAELRTLMETVVEDSEGTGVKAQVPGYRVAGKTGTGKMVVDGEYTSHNASSFVGMAPAENPRYVVAVAMDVAKGTGGEVAAPAFAQIMSDTLLRNSVPPSTTKPPTFKIHG
- a CDS encoding UDP-N-acetylmuramoyl-L-alanyl-D-glutamate--2,6-diaminopimelate ligase: MSGIPRPETVAPLPLTRLAELLRATLHGGDIDVTGVTHSSGAVRPGDLYAALPGANRHGAEFVDAAASAGAAAVLTDPAGRDAALAAGLPVLTVDDPRAVLGAAAAAIYGEPSRRLTMIGITGTAGKTSTSYLVEAGLRAAGRVTGLVGTVETRLGDFTVKSVRTTPEATDLQAILAVGVERGVSAVVMEVSSHALVMGRADGIRFAASGYTNFGQDHLDFHPTSEEYFAAKARLFDGRSAVGVLNRDDAAVMSLATPETVTYSAAGDESATWWASDVRPSAFGQLFTAHGPDGVTVETGVALPGLHNVANALLAIALLVATGIDPRVAGAGVRDCRGVPGRLEQVPAQSGILGVVDYAHKPNAIVAALAALRDLATARGGRLICVIGAGGDRDRGKRPLMGEAAARGADLVIVTDDNPRTEDPAFVRDGVRRGAEDAHAGKVVEVAGRRAAIVEAVRLAATGDVIAVLGKGNEQGQEVNGQVLPFDDRIELAAALEGRA